A stretch of Arcobacter arenosus DNA encodes these proteins:
- the secF gene encoding protein translocase subunit SecF: MEIFKSGKIYDFMGKRIPFLGLSALLVAASIVLLVTKGLNFGIDFAGGTLVQVKYEQKAPIDKIREVLNGTQYKGSSITEFGSPEEVVIRITGTSGDLATDIGDQMHKLLDSTGNFEVRRVDMVGPKVGGELREKGLMALGLSLVVILIYVSFRFEWRFAVASILALAHDVTIAMGAISLFSVEVNLDILAAILTILGYSLNDTIIVFDRVREGIQSSKETLLESVVNDSVSKTLSRTTLTSLTTFFVVITLFMFGGEIIHGFAFTLLVGIVVGTYSSIFIAASFLVQLKFSIANFRAKEAEKTKRQKEKDKMRAMYEQGTV; the protein is encoded by the coding sequence ATGGAAATATTTAAAAGCGGAAAAATATATGATTTTATGGGAAAAAGAATCCCATTCCTTGGACTTTCAGCACTATTAGTTGCAGCTTCTATTGTATTACTTGTTACAAAAGGTCTAAACTTTGGTATTGACTTTGCTGGTGGTACATTGGTTCAAGTAAAATATGAACAAAAAGCACCAATTGATAAAATTAGAGAAGTATTAAATGGGACTCAATATAAGGGTTCATCAATTACTGAATTTGGTAGTCCTGAAGAAGTAGTAATTAGAATTACAGGAACTTCTGGTGATTTAGCAACTGATATTGGTGACCAAATGCATAAATTGCTTGACTCAACTGGAAACTTTGAAGTAAGAAGAGTTGATATGGTTGGGCCAAAAGTTGGTGGAGAATTAAGAGAAAAAGGTCTTATGGCTTTAGGACTTTCATTAGTTGTTATTTTAATTTATGTTTCATTTAGATTTGAATGGAGATTTGCAGTTGCATCTATTTTGGCTTTAGCACATGACGTTACTATTGCAATGGGTGCAATATCTTTATTTAGTGTAGAAGTTAATCTTGATATTTTAGCAGCAATCCTTACTATTTTAGGGTATTCACTAAACGATACAATTATTGTATTTGACAGGGTTAGAGAAGGTATTCAAAGTTCAAAAGAAACTCTTTTGGAGTCAGTTGTAAATGATTCTGTTTCTAAAACACTTTCAAGAACAACTCTTACTTCATTAACAACATTCTTTGTTGTAATAACACTATTTATGTTTGGTGGTGAGATTATTCATGGATTTGCTTTTACTTTACTTGTGGGTATTGTAGTTGGTACTTATTCATCTATTTTTATAGCGGCATCATTTTTAGTGCAATTAAAATTCTCAATTGCTAATTTTAGAGCAAAAGAAGCTGAGAAGACTAAAAGACAAAAAGAGAAGGATAAGATGAGGGCTATGTATGAGCAAGGAACTGTTTAA
- the secD gene encoding protein translocase subunit SecD, translating to MKIFNYRMIIFTLSIIFGVVFSIPSFLQTDSGKKISLGLDLQGGLHMLLGVKTEEAVTSKIKSIATSIKYFTDDEDILIDGLSIREKSIVFTVLDKDELPRVDKMLDEIKGLNITKSDLEYKVEITSEEVAVTKDLAVAQAVETIRNRLDQFGLAEPTVIRQGETDIVVQLPGIKTQEDEKAARELISKPANLELMAIDEERADQVYTLSRAQASEYGDIILEDTTDPNKKYLVKEIPILNGSQVVDAQVAFDQGNQPIINFTLNAAGARIFGDFTGKNVGKRLAVVLDGKVYSAPNIRERIGGGSGQISGGFTVVEAGNVAIALRSGALPAGVTLLEKRSVGPSLGADSIKASTIALVSGFALVFIFMIVYYGYAGIIANVALVTNIFIIVAVMAMFGATLTLPGMAGIVLTVGMAVDANVIIGERIRELLRAGMSIPKAIEDGYSNAMRAILDANITTLLVAVILYAYGTGPIKGFAVTISIGILASMLTAILGTHGIYEAIMPKISRDKNLRKWFGIK from the coding sequence TTGAAAATCTTTAATTACAGAATGATTATATTCACACTAAGTATTATTTTTGGAGTAGTATTCTCTATCCCCTCTTTTCTACAAACAGATTCAGGTAAAAAAATATCTCTAGGACTTGATTTACAAGGTGGACTACATATGCTTTTAGGTGTAAAAACTGAAGAAGCAGTTACTTCAAAAATTAAATCAATCGCAACTTCAATTAAGTATTTTACAGATGATGAAGATATTTTAATTGATGGTTTATCTATTAGAGAAAAAAGTATTGTTTTTACTGTACTTGATAAAGATGAATTACCAAGAGTTGATAAAATGCTTGATGAGATAAAAGGACTTAATATCACAAAAAGTGATCTTGAGTATAAGGTTGAAATTACTTCAGAAGAAGTAGCAGTAACAAAAGACTTAGCAGTTGCTCAAGCTGTTGAAACAATAAGAAATAGACTTGACCAATTTGGTCTAGCAGAACCTACTGTTATTAGACAAGGGGAAACTGATATTGTTGTTCAACTTCCAGGTATTAAAACACAAGAGGATGAAAAGGCAGCTAGAGAACTTATCTCAAAGCCTGCTAATCTTGAACTTATGGCTATTGATGAAGAAAGAGCTGATCAAGTTTATACACTAAGTCGAGCACAGGCATCAGAGTATGGTGATATTATTTTAGAAGATACAACAGATCCAAATAAAAAATATCTTGTAAAAGAGATTCCAATTTTAAATGGTAGCCAAGTTGTTGATGCTCAAGTTGCTTTTGACCAAGGGAATCAACCAATTATTAATTTTACACTAAATGCTGCAGGTGCAAGAATCTTTGGTGATTTTACAGGTAAAAATGTAGGTAAAAGACTTGCAGTTGTATTAGATGGAAAAGTTTATTCAGCACCAAATATTAGAGAGAGAATTGGTGGTGGATCTGGACAAATTTCTGGTGGATTTACTGTTGTAGAAGCTGGAAATGTTGCAATTGCTTTAAGATCTGGAGCACTTCCTGCTGGTGTTACACTACTTGAAAAAAGAAGTGTTGGGCCATCACTTGGAGCTGATTCTATTAAAGCTTCAACGATTGCTTTAGTATCTGGTTTTGCATTAGTATTTATTTTTATGATTGTTTATTATGGATATGCAGGAATTATTGCAAATGTTGCACTTGTTACAAATATATTTATTATTGTTGCTGTAATGGCAATGTTTGGTGCAACTTTAACACTTCCAGGTATGGCAGGTATTGTATTAACTGTTGGTATGGCAGTTGATGCCAATGTTATTATTGGTGAAAGAATTAGAGAATTATTAAGAGCAGGAATGTCTATTCCAAAAGCTATTGAAGATGGTTATTCAAATGCAATGAGAGCAATTCTTGATGCAAATATTACAACTTTATTAGTTGCTGTTATTCTTTACGCATATGGAACAGGACCAATTAAAGGGTTTGCAGTAACAATCTCTATTGGTATTTTAGCATCAATGTTAACAGCAATTTTAGGAACTCATGGTATTTATGAGGCGATTATGCCAAAAATATCAAGGGACAAAAACTTAAGAAAATGGTTTGGGATTAAGTAA
- the yajC gene encoding preprotein translocase subunit YajC, translating to MEGQSADLISSLLPLVALFAIFYFLIIRPQQKQAKNHKQMIAELKKGDKIVTNGGLMVEITKVDEDNLIVKNHDNTEMKLVKEFVAKKLD from the coding sequence ATGGAAGGTCAAAGCGCTGATTTAATAAGCTCATTATTACCCCTAGTTGCATTATTCGCAATTTTTTACTTTTTGATTATCAGACCACAGCAAAAACAAGCTAAAAACCATAAGCAAATGATTGCTGAACTGAAAAAAGGCGATAAGATTGTAACTAATGGTGGCTTAATGGTAGAAATTACAAAAGTTGATGAAGATAACTTAATCGTAAAAAACCATGACAACACAGAAATGAAACTTGTAAAAGAGTTCGTTGCTAAAAAACTTGACTAA
- a CDS encoding apolipoprotein N-acyltransferase: protein MFLVKREYFNKTNIIKGLIIAFGFSAFIYLAYFGIFNKTINSIFAIVSLYFILTSSRQVAFYIGFFIGIFWFYWVSISLQYYELTFFAPIVVILFGLGFAVIFYIINFIDNIFLRALLIFSLSYIHPLGFNWFIPELVFIDTYFSIEKEYFAVILASLVMFNKLKRYKFLAVFPLIFVVLNSNSNSEIKQANIKIDMPKYQVSQDKKWLKHNLSNIVEQNLKIIDNSIKEENELVILPETVFPILLNHDTFLMEKLLEKSLKINIIAGSLFYEDDNFYNATYFFSKGKVEIAKKYVLVPFGEEIPFPQFLVDIINEIFYNGAKDYKKADKPTDFLIKGEKFRNAICYEATSDKIFENLGDTKYMIAISNNAWFTPSIEPTLQKLLLKYYAKKYNVIIYHQINGSENYIVKP, encoded by the coding sequence ATGTTTTTAGTAAAACGCGAATATTTTAACAAAACTAATATAATAAAAGGCTTGATAATAGCTTTTGGTTTTAGTGCTTTTATATATCTTGCCTACTTTGGGATTTTTAATAAAACAATAAACTCTATTTTTGCTATTGTTTCACTATATTTTATCCTTACCTCTTCTAGGCAAGTTGCATTTTATATTGGTTTTTTTATAGGTATTTTTTGGTTCTATTGGGTAAGTATCTCTTTACAATATTATGAGCTTACTTTTTTCGCTCCTATTGTTGTAATTCTTTTTGGACTAGGGTTTGCTGTTATTTTTTACATAATAAATTTTATTGATAATATTTTTCTACGTGCATTATTAATATTCTCTCTTTCATATATTCATCCCTTAGGTTTTAATTGGTTTATTCCAGAACTAGTGTTTATTGATACTTATTTTAGTATTGAAAAGGAATATTTTGCTGTAATTCTTGCGTCTTTAGTAATGTTTAATAAACTAAAAAGATACAAGTTTTTGGCAGTTTTCCCTTTGATATTTGTAGTTTTAAATTCAAATAGTAATTCTGAGATTAAACAAGCTAATATTAAAATCGATATGCCAAAATATCAAGTTTCACAAGATAAAAAATGGTTAAAACATAATCTCTCAAATATTGTAGAACAAAATCTAAAGATTATAGATAATTCTATAAAAGAAGAAAATGAATTGGTAATTTTACCTGAAACAGTTTTTCCAATATTATTAAATCATGATACTTTTCTAATGGAAAAATTGTTAGAAAAATCTCTTAAAATCAATATTATTGCAGGTAGTTTATTTTATGAAGATGATAACTTTTATAATGCCACATACTTTTTTTCAAAGGGTAAAGTAGAGATTGCAAAAAAATATGTTCTTGTTCCTTTTGGAGAAGAGATACCTTTTCCACAATTTTTAGTTGATATCATAAATGAGATTTTTTATAATGGTGCAAAAGATTATAAAAAAGCTGATAAACCAACAGATTTTTTAATAAAAGGTGAAAAATTTAGAAATGCAATATGTTATGAAGCAACAAGTGATAAGATTTTTGAAAATCTTGGAGATACGAAATATATGATTGCTATTTCAAATAATGCTTGGTTTACACCGTCAATTGAGCCAACATTACAAAAACTTTTACTTAAATATTACGCAAAAAAGTACAATGTAATAATTTACCATCAAATAAATGGAAGTGAGAATTATATAGTAAAACCTTAA
- a CDS encoding DUF1566 domain-containing protein, whose product MFKIIIFLGISMNLLFASIESEVEKERFIKENGVLIDSFMGLVWEDNKKINKMTWDDSVKYCNDLKLHGKNNWRLPKSLEVFHLYNIKNEFYGPSGISDSYWLHQNGDEDRNNLRSKYYFDTYNKKVKISLNRPKYTYYNVRCVSGPSYASKDEIKKVIDKNRKEAINKKLNDYYTMLQKEDSIKEYRSFLRKYPNTSINQKIEKRLKELYSNEIKKLKKENTIIAYEIFLKNNPNSSIEDDITKEIYKLVKEEDNIAGYEWYVNKYSKSSNAKQAIEQIHKLAFEEAKDIDTISSYNTFVFNYPLAKEVKQANKKANELEREEYTSLGLLSFIGTNEKLDRKARALLIKAKQIERYPLDNNLNGSSSMGYKIVANRMYELLQKEFIESEATLRHLESQEFKDFVKDFRYVMKNIQRTLNQTNSYIKEVVSISKRGFEDAKADREMAAYYTKQHRDWEKFMHFRDKGYN is encoded by the coding sequence ATGTTTAAAATAATTATATTTTTAGGTATTAGCATGAATCTTCTTTTTGCTTCAATAGAAAGTGAAGTAGAAAAAGAGAGATTTATAAAAGAAAATGGTGTTTTAATTGATAGCTTTATGGGTTTAGTGTGGGAAGATAATAAAAAAATTAATAAAATGACTTGGGATGATTCAGTAAAATATTGTAATGATTTAAAACTGCATGGAAAAAATAATTGGCGTTTACCAAAATCTTTAGAAGTTTTTCATTTATATAATATAAAAAATGAATTTTATGGGCCTTCTGGAATTTCTGATAGCTACTGGCTTCATCAAAATGGTGATGAAGATAGAAACAACCTTAGATCTAAATACTACTTCGATACATATAATAAAAAAGTTAAGATTTCACTTAATAGACCGAAATATACTTACTACAATGTAAGATGTGTAAGTGGTCCTAGTTATGCTTCAAAAGATGAAATTAAAAAAGTAATTGATAAAAATAGAAAAGAGGCAATAAATAAAAAACTTAATGATTATTATACCATGCTTCAAAAAGAAGATTCAATAAAAGAGTATAGAAGTTTTTTAAGGAAATATCCAAATACAAGTATAAATCAAAAAATAGAAAAGAGACTTAAAGAACTATATTCAAATGAAATAAAAAAACTTAAAAAAGAAAATACGATAATAGCTTATGAAATTTTTTTAAAAAATAATCCTAATTCATCTATAGAAGATGATATTACAAAAGAGATTTATAAACTTGTAAAAGAAGAAGATAATATTGCAGGATATGAATGGTATGTAAATAAATATTCAAAATCATCAAATGCAAAACAAGCCATAGAACAAATACATAAACTAGCTTTTGAAGAAGCTAAAGATATTGATACAATATCTTCTTATAATACCTTTGTATTTAATTATCCTTTGGCCAAAGAAGTTAAACAAGCAAATAAAAAAGCAAATGAATTAGAAAGAGAAGAATACACAAGTTTAGGACTTTTGAGCTTTATAGGAACTAATGAAAAATTAGATAGAAAAGCAAGAGCTTTACTAATTAAAGCAAAACAGATAGAAAGATATCCCCTTGATAATAATCTTAATGGTTCTTCTTCAATGGGTTATAAGATAGTAGCAAATAGAATGTATGAACTTTTACAAAAAGAGTTTATTGAAAGTGAAGCTACTTTAAGACACCTTGAGTCACAAGAATTTAAAGATTTTGTAAAAGACTTTAGATATGTTATGAAAAACATACAAAGAACACTTAATCAAACAAATAGCTATATTAAAGAAGTAGTTAGTATTTCTAAGAGAGGTTTTGAAGATGCAAAAGCTGATAGAGAAATGGCAGCTTATTATACAAAACAACATAGAGACTGGGAAAAGTTTATGCATTTTAGGGATAAAGGGTATAACTGA
- a CDS encoding CCA tRNA nucleotidyltransferase: protein MFTTTTTINLPVVLENILDDLLKIGVIPVLVGGCIRDYFFKIPNKDYDIELFGLNCLDTIEKTLQKFGDVKLVGKSFGVLLLKTKDYEFDFALPRTEKKVGNSHTSFEIISNGNLSFEKAALRRDFTINAIGYDYKEKKFLDPFNGLEDIKTKTLKHINDKTFLEDSLRVYRAVQFVSRFDLNIDDKTKKLCKQIVDNDECKYLPKERVYEEFKKLFLKSPKPSIGFEVLKEFGLLKYFPELKNLVDCIQDKEYHPEGDVWVHTLMTIDELSMIIKEQDIKDEYRKLYLFYGILCHDFGKPFCTKEINGRITSHKHESLGIEPTVSFLSRLTDEKKFIDKVIPLVKNHLAPFQLYKAESSINAVKRLSLKCNIEDLCMVCLADCKGRTIPDKEKCDKAVIWVLEKARELNISQTALEPLVKGRDLIELGMKPSKEFKEILEFALNLQIDKNLEKEEILKRIKSKFL, encoded by the coding sequence ATGTTCACCACTACAACAACGATTAATCTACCCGTTGTTTTAGAAAATATTTTAGATGACCTACTTAAAATTGGAGTAATTCCAGTTTTAGTAGGTGGTTGTATAAGAGACTATTTTTTTAAAATCCCAAATAAAGATTATGATATTGAATTATTTGGATTAAACTGCTTAGATACTATAGAAAAAACACTACAAAAATTTGGAGATGTTAAACTTGTAGGAAAATCATTTGGTGTTCTACTTCTAAAAACAAAAGATTATGAATTTGATTTTGCCCTTCCTCGAACTGAAAAGAAAGTAGGTAATTCCCATACTTCATTTGAGATTATAAGTAATGGAAATTTAAGTTTTGAAAAAGCAGCACTTAGAAGAGATTTTACTATAAATGCTATTGGATATGATTACAAAGAAAAAAAGTTTTTAGACCCTTTTAATGGATTAGAAGATATAAAAACTAAAACTTTAAAACATATTAATGATAAAACATTTTTAGAAGATAGTTTACGGGTTTATAGAGCTGTTCAGTTTGTTTCAAGATTTGATTTAAATATTGATGATAAAACTAAAAAGTTGTGTAAGCAAATAGTTGACAATGATGAGTGTAAATATCTTCCAAAAGAAAGAGTTTATGAAGAGTTTAAAAAACTATTTTTAAAATCACCTAAACCATCAATTGGCTTTGAAGTTTTAAAAGAGTTTGGTTTATTAAAGTATTTCCCAGAGTTAAAAAATTTAGTTGATTGTATTCAAGATAAAGAGTATCATCCAGAAGGTGATGTATGGGTTCATACTCTAATGACAATAGATGAATTATCGATGATAATAAAAGAACAAGATATAAAAGATGAATATAGAAAACTATATCTTTTTTATGGAATACTTTGTCATGATTTTGGAAAACCATTTTGTACCAAAGAGATAAATGGAAGAATAACTTCTCACAAACATGAATCTTTAGGTATTGAACCTACCGTATCATTTTTATCTCGTTTAACTGATGAAAAAAAATTTATTGATAAAGTTATTCCACTAGTAAAAAATCATCTAGCACCATTTCAACTTTATAAAGCTGAATCAAGTATAAATGCAGTAAAAAGATTGTCTTTAAAATGTAATATTGAAGATTTATGTATGGTATGTCTTGCCGATTGTAAGGGAAGAACAATCCCAGATAAAGAAAAATGTGATAAAGCAGTTATATGGGTTTTAGAGAAAGCTAGGGAGTTGAATATTTCACAAACTGCTTTAGAACCTTTAGTTAAAGGAAGAGATTTAATTGAACTTGGTATGAAGCCATCAAAAGAATTTAAAGAGATTCTAGAATTTGCACTAAATCTTCAAATAGATAAAAATTTAGAAAAAGAAGAGATTTTAAAAAGAATTAAATCAAAATTTCTTTAA